The genomic stretch CGTCGCCCATCGCTTGTAGGCTGATAAAGCGCTTTAGCGTGCCTTGCCAATCGGTTTGCAGCGCCGCAGCAAATTGCTCGAGCACTTTTTGCGCCATCGCCGGTTGCCAATCTGGGCGCTGCATAAAGCACGGGCTGGACGCGACCAGCGTTAAAGAGCGCACTTTATCGCGCTGCTGCAAAGCCCATTGCGTCGCCACCGCGCCGCCGAGCGACCAACCAACCACTTGTACCGGAAATGGAAATTGCGCATCGACCGCGTCGACCATCGCCTGCAAAGTCAGCGTTTCATCGTCACCCAGCTTGCTGCCGCCGTGGCCGGGCAAATCAACGATATGTACGCAAAAATCCTGTTCCAACTCGCGCACCACGGCGTTCCACACCGTGCCATTCATCGCCCAACCGTGCAACAACACCACATCAGGGCCACGCCCCCGCGTTTCAATCCACATCAAAAAATCCAAACTACCCATGAACGAAGGCGCAGTGTACCGCTTCGCGCCGCAGACCACTACCAGGGCCGGATGGGAAATGGGCTGCGCCTGCATACTTTAGGTGGTTTAAATACTGGCGGCTAAAGCTTGGGCCTGATTGAGCCACGCGGTTTTTTGCGCCGCTTTGGCGCTAATCACCGGGCCAAATACCGCCGATTTTTTAACCTTGATACCGCAAAATTCCAGCGTGGTTTTGCGCATTTGCTTGAGTACCGATAAGCGATATACCCAGCGGTAATACCACGGTGGCGTATCCATCGTGGCCATCAGGTGCGCGCTGCGCCCGGCGAGCAATTTGACCTGAAAGCTGGAGTTTTCATCATATTTGAAGGCAAAGCCGGGCAGAAACACGCGATCGATAAAGCCTTTGAGCAAGGCAGGTGCTGCGCCCCACCAGATCGGGTAAACCAGCGCAATATGCTCTGCCCACGCGATTTGCTTTTGCGCATGCTGCAAATCAGCTTCCAAAGGCTGAATCTGCCGAAAGCCTTGGCGCAAAATGGGATCAAACTGCAACTCGCCCAGTTTTAGCACCTGCACTTGATGCCCCGCTGCTGCAGCAGCCTCGGCGTATTGCGCGCTAAGAGCCCCGCACAGGCTGTCGCTTAAGCTATGCCCCAAAATCACCAATACTTTTTTGCTCATAAGGCCTCCTTCTTCGAATGAAAACCCACACCAGCCAGCAGTGCAGCTGGCGAACTATGGGTGTAAAAGGCTTAGCCTAAGTCTACCCCTAAGGGCAGAGTCAAGCAGGCTGCGTGCCGGCGCAAAAAGCGTAGTATTTGGCTTGCTCTGGGCTAGGCGCGGCGACCAGTGGAGCGCCGCTAAGGCATTCATTGATCTCGGTATAGATCGTCGTTAAGCAGCCCTCTAGCTCTTGCAGCCGAGCAATTTCTTGGCGAACCGCAGTGCGTTTTAGCTCAATTTGCCGACTCATTTCTCGCCAATCGAGCTGGCCATCAGCATCACGCCGAAACGCCGCGACGATTTCTGCCAGACGAAACCCTAGGCCCTGCGCCTGCTTAATCCACTGCACCACCTGCACGTCTTGCTGACCATAAATTCGGTACACACCTTGCCGCTGCACGCGGCCAAGCAGCCCTAAAGTTTCGTAATGGCGGATCGCTTTGACGCTGGCGCCGCTGAGTTTGGCCAGTTCACCGATAAACATTTACCCCTCCTTACGCTGCAAGGTTTGCCGCATGGCTGCGGGGTTTGCCAAGCGCTTGCCCGCCAGTGCGACTGTTGCGCTGCCGAGCGCGCGATAAGGCGCTTGAGCGCTATTAGGCAATGCCGCCAAATGCTGCGCGACCGTTGCCGCATCGCCACGCACAATCGGCCCTGTTAAAGCCGCGTACGGGCCGATGCTTTCGACATTAGCCAAAGTCTGACGCATTAGGCTGCAGACCAATTGCTGCGCGACTTCCGGGGCAATACCCGCCTTGGCTGTCGTTTGCAAAGCCAAATCGCTCAATGTGACCAAGTAATTGGCGGCCATCGACAGCGCTGCGTGGTAGGCCACTTTCGCGCCTGCATCGCTACTGAGTGCAAAGGGTTGGCCACCGATTGCTGCGCTAAAGTCGCTCAGCGCAGTGACAGCCTGCGCGTCACCTTCGAGCGCGCACAAAGTACCTGCAAAGGTGTGCACCGCTCGCGCGGGCTCAGCAAACGAAAAAGCGGGGTGCCAACTCGCCGCCGATACGCCTTGCGCAGCCAAGGGCGTGAATTGATCCGATGCTAATGCGCCGCTGGCGTGAAACACCACTGCACCCGCATTCACCACACCGGCCTGCGCCAACTCGGCGGCAACATTGGCAATCGCACCATCAGGCACCGCAATCAACCACAAATCGGCGGGCGGCAAATCGGTAAGCTGCGCGGCAACTTGACCCGCACCGATCCATTCGCATGCAGCAGTACTGCTCGCCAAGCTACGTGAATAAATACCTGCAAGGCGATACTGCCCACTTTGCTGTGCCAGTTGCGCAATACTTTTTCCCAAGCGCCCTGCGCCGATCAGATTGAGCGTCAGCATGGCTGCGACTCTTCGGCGGCCAGCAGCACCCGTTTGATCTGCTCGCACAGCAGCGCCACCTCTGCAGCGCTGTGCGCGGCGGAGAGCGTTACGCGCAGCCGTGGCGTTGGCACCGTCGGCGGGCGAATGGCCGCGACCAGCAATCCGGCGTCGAGCAAGGCCTGCGAGAGTGCGAGCGCGGCGGCGTTGTCTTTCACGATGATGGGCTGAATCGCCGTGTCCGACGGCAATAACTCGCACGCGGAGCCAGCGAGTTCGGTGGCAAAAAACTGTTTGAAATATTGAATATGCGCTTTTAGCCGTTCACGGCGCTCCACATCGTGTTCGATCACGTCCAAACTGGCGTGCAGCGCGCAAGCCAATAGCGGCGGCGCGGCGGTGGTGTAGATATACGCACGGGCAGTATTGATCAGGTAATCAATCACCACTTGTTCTGCAGCGATATACGCCCCTGCAACACCCGCGGCTTTTCCCAAGGTCGCCATATAAATAATCCGTGGCGAGTTAATGCCTAACTCGGCCAGCGTGCCGCGCCCATTGCCGAGTACGCCAAAGCCGTGCGCGTCGTCGATATACAGCAACGCGTCGTAACGCTCGGCCAGCACCAGACAGTCGGCCAGCGGCGCGATATCGCCGTCCATGCTAAATACCGCATCAACCGCGATCAGTTTGCGTTTGGCACTCGATTCGGCGAGCAGTCGTTCCAATTGCGCGACATCGTTGTGCGCAAAGCGTTTGAACTCGGCGCGCGCCAACTGGCAAGCATCGTTTAGCGAGGCGTGATTGAGCTTATCGGCAAATACCGCGTCACCGCGCCCGAGCAAGGCTGGAATCACCGCCAGATTGGCCATAAAACCGGTCGAGACTAAAATCGCTGCGGGTTTGCCACTAAAGGCGGCTAAACGCTCTTCTAAAGTATGCTGCGGCGTAAAGTGACCAGTGACCAAATGCGCTGCGCCGCTGCCCACGCCCCACTCGGCTGCGCCTTGCTGTGCGGCAGCAACCACGGCGGGATGATTGGCGAGGCCTAAATAATCGTTACTGCAAAAGTTCAGCACTTCGCGGCCATTTAGCTGCACACGTGCGCCCTGTGGTGAATCGAGCACGCGGCGACTGCGGTACAAGCTCTGCGCCTTTTTGTGCGCCAACTCGTCGGCTATTTGCTCAAAAATCGCTAATTTAGGCATCGGAACCTTAAAAAAATCGAAATATTATTTCTATTTTACTGAAAAATGGCGTCACGCCGACAATTGCCGAAATATCACCTAGCGCGGAAATATTTACGCTCTTTTTTTGCGACAATCCGATTTTTATTGCGCTCTGTCATGCTTGATGTACACCACAGAGCGCCATTTAAGGATATGATTGCCGCTTCTGAAAAATAGCGATTTTATATGCCAAAAATTTAAACATCTGTTTAAATTTTCTAGGGTATAAAGCAGTGGATTAGATTGAATGAAGCGTGTTGATGATTTTCGTCTGAAGTTTAAAGACCAGAGCGGCGCAGTAAAAGAATACGTGCCTATCATGATTGGTGGCATGGGCGTTGATATTTCAACGGCCGACCTTGCGCTCGAAGCCTGTCGCCTTGGTGGCATCGGCCATATTTCGGATGCGATGATTAATACCGTAACCGACCGTCGCTACAATACCAAGCACGTTAAAGACAAACTGAAGCAATACAAATTTAACGTCGCCAATAGCGATAAATCGGTTGTGCAATTCGACCTAAAACAGCTGGAAGAAGCAACACGCTTACACGTTGAAGCCACCATGCAACGCAAACAAGGCGATGGCTTGGTGTTCATCAACTGCATGGAAAAATTAACGATGAACGCGCCGAAGGACACTTTGCGCGTTCGGATGGCCGCAGCGCTGGACGCTGGCATCGACGGCATTACCTTGGCGGCCGGTTTGCACTTGGGCTCGTTCGCACTGATTGAAGACCACCCTCGTTTCCGCGATGCGAAATTGGGCATCATTGTGTCTTCAGTGCGCGCACTGCAATTGTTTATCAAAAAATCAGCCCGCACCAATCGCCTACCCGATTACGTAGTGGTTGAAGGCCCACTGGCGGGCGGCCACTTGGGCTTTGGCATGGATTGGGCTGAATACAAGCTCGAAGACATCGTGGCTGAAGTGGTGGCATGGATTAAAGAGCAAGGCTATGACAATATGCCAGTAATCGCCGCAGGTGGCGTGTTTACCGGCTCAGACGCCGTGCGTTTCTTGGAAATGGGTTGTGGCGGCGTGCAAGTCGCGACGCGCTTTACCGTGACCAAAGAATGCGGTCTACCTGATGATGTGAAGCAAGAATACTTCAAAGCTTCCGAAGACATTATCGAAGTGAACCAAGTGTCGCCAACGGGCTACCCGATGCGGATGTTGAAAAACACGCCAGCGATTGGCTCTGGCATTCGCCCGAACTGCGAAGCCTACGGTTACCTGCTCGACGCAAACGGCAGCTGTTCGTACATTCAAGCGTACAATAAGGTGATCGAAGAAAACCCAGGCGTGAAAAAAATCTCGGAAATTCATGTTTACGAGAAAACCTGCCTGTGCACGCATATGCGTAACTTCGATTGCTGGACTTGCGGCCACTACACGTATCGCCTGAAAGACACGACCAACAAGTTGCCAGATGGTCGTTATCAATTGCTGACCGCTGAGCATGTGTTCAAAGACTACCAATTCAGCACCGACAATACGATCGCGCTGCCAGCATTGGACGAAACTGCGGTGTAAACCACTGCACACCAAAAACCCGCTTTCGAGCGGGTTTTTTTATGGTTTTCGCCAGCAAAACAACTAGGGTATTGGCAGCAAAGCCAAATTAGAAAAGGGCCATACCGCAATACCCACCACCAGATCTTAGGAAAAAGCGGCGATTTCTAGATCTTTAGCCAGAATCGGCTCTAAGGTTTTGAGATCTGCTGCACACAAAGGCAGGCGCAATTCGTTCGAGGCGATGCGGCCCTGATGATGCAAAATCGCTTTAGCGGGGATGGGGTTGGCGGCTAAGAACAGCGTTTCGGATGCGGTGCGCAGCAAATCGCCGATCGCCTCGCCAGCCAAGCCTTGCGCCACCCAGCGCGCCACTTGTTGCGGCCAAACATTGCTCGCCACCGAGACCAAACCGGCTGAGCCCAATTTTGCGTGTTCGGCAAACAACACATCATCACCCGAATACCATGCAATACTTGGAAAAGCGGCTTTGAGCTCGGCAAAGCGCGCAGCGTTGCCGCCCGATTCTTTCACCGCCCAGCAATTCGGGTGCTCCAGCAAACCAGCGAGCGCAACATCCGACAGCGGCACACCAGCGCGCGATGGGATGTTGTACAGCATACAGGGCTTGCTGACCGCGTTCATCAAGGCGGCAAACCAGCGGCGCTGGCCTTCGGCGCCCGGTTTGGCGTAGATTGGCGTGACCAACAAGTAGGCGTGAACCGGCAAGGTTTCGCAGAAAGCCAGCCATTCAAGCTGGCTAGCTAAATCCAAACCGCCAACGCCGACCATCAAAGGCACAGTTAAATTAAGGCTACAGGCGTGCTGCAACACGGCTTTGCGCTCGGCCAGCGTTAGGTTGCTGCCTTCGCCGGTTGAGCCAAGCAGCAATACGCCAGCACCAGCAGCTTCTTGCTCGCGCAAGAGCGCAGTTAAGGCGACAAAATCAAGCGATTCATCTCCGGCGAACGGCGTAATCAGCGCGGTCCACAGGGCGGTAGTACGAGGGTTCAGTGACATGCGATTCTCCAAATCAAAAAACAACGATTGGAGAGAGGAAAAGTGCGGCAATGACAGCGCCAATGGGCGCGGTTGTGGAATCATCACCAAGAGCACTCCAGCACTCCAATGCGCGGCAAGGCACACAGCGAGCACTGACAGTCCAGGGGATTCAGCCCCTGTAACCAGCGTTGACGGCATCACCGCAATCAACACTTCGGCCTTGCACCCCCTAACGCAGCTTAAAACGGAATGTGATTTCCTTGGCTGCGCGACCTGGGCAAGGCGCCTCTCTTGTCGTTACAAGTGGGTATTTCACCGCGAGCCAAGCAAAATGTCAATGCCGGCGTAATACATCGCATAGAATATCGATGCGCTGCGCGATGTTATATAAACAGATCAAAAGGCACTCTGCGCCAGATCAGCGCTACCGCAATTGGCCAACGCACTTCATTTAGATAATGAGCTTATGCAAACCCCGCTAGATTGGACGACTCGCGCTGATTTATTTTTGCAATTGGCGGCCTTAGAACGCGCAGGGCTAGACCCGCAGCGCGCGTTTACCAGCATCTCGCTCGGCAAGAAGTTGCAAGCTCGCATTACCGAGCTGATTAAGCAGCTCAAGCGTGGTAAAACGATTGCGCAAGCGGGCTTAATATCAGGCGTGTTTACCCCGCTTGAGTCCAAACTGATTGCCGCCGCTTGCCAAGCTGGTAGCCCTGCCAATATCTATCAGCGCTTAGGCGAAACCGCCAGCTTAAATGCGCGCCTTGCTAAGCAAGTGCGCGCTCGCTTAGTCAAACCTGCCGCGATCTTGGTGTTGAGTCTATTAATCAACCCTTTACCACAATTGGCAGCGGGGACTTTGAGCGTAGGAAGTTATCTGTGGTCGGTATTGTGGCCTCTGGCCACGATATTTGTGTTGCTGCGCTTAAGTCACTTTCTATTTAAAAGAGCAGAACAAAGCCCACATCACCCACTGATGAATTTGCTGCTCGCAATTCCGTTTTTTGGCGATTGGTATTTGCGCCAGCAGCAGCAGCGTTTTATTAGCAGCTTAGGGTTGCTACTCGAAGCAGGCGTGCCGATGTTTGACGCAATTGGCAGCGCACTAGACAGCGTAGGTTGTAGCCGATTTCGTACGCCTCAGCTATTGCGCAGCCTGCAAGGCGGACACAGTTTAAGCGAGAGCATGGCAAAGCAAAGCTGGCTCAATCGCAACGAGATCATTAGCTTGATTCACACCGGAGAAGCCAGTGGGCGACTGCCCGAGATGCTAGAGCGCATCGCCAATCAACTCAGCGCCGATTTAGAGCACACCGCCACGCAGTTTGCCGCATGGCTGCCGCGCATTATTTATACAGGATTGGCTTTGTGGATGGCGTGGGGCTTGCTAGGTTCAAACGCATTTAGCCCACACGTACCAAGTGATTTGTGAAAATTAGGCGCGATCGAAAGGACGGCCAATCGAAGTTAATTGGCTTAGTTTTCCATCAGCGCTGTAGCCGACATTGGCATTTCTTTGCGCCGCCAAGGAAGCCATTAGATGCTGATTGACTTCTTCATGCGTTTGAATGAGCTGGCCATTGGTGCGATTCATCGTGTCGGCCAATTTGGCATTTTGCAGTAAATCGAACCAAATCTTAACGTCATCACCCAGTGCGGCCTCAATTAGCTCGGCACTATTGAGCTGCGATTGCAGGCAAAACTGCGCACGCGCGCTGCTCGCAGCTTCTAACTGTTGCAGCATGGCGGTTTTGCTATTGATGATTTGTAGCACTTGATCGAACTGGCGCTTGATCAGCGCATCTTGTTCTTGGGCCAACAATGCAAGAAGCCGCTGAACCTGATCAGATTCAGCGGCAATATAGTTTTTGAGCTCTGCAGACTGAGCCATTACAAACCTTCGTCGATTAACGAGCTAGCAGCTCTTTTACGCTCGAGAGTAAACCATCGGCGATGGCTTCAGGCTTCACGGCAAAACGGCCTTCGGCAATCGCCGCGCGAATGGCTGCGACTTTTTCAGCGTCAAAAGTCGCTTCGTTGCTCGCTACGCCAGATAATTTGCTATTGACACTGCTACTTTCCGGTGCAGCAGCATCGCTTACTTTGTTCGCAGCGCCGCTACGCACCTCATTAGGCTTGGCGCCTAATGGGCCTAGTGGCTTGCCTGTGTTGTCGATTTTCATGATGTTTCCCCTACCGTGCAGCACGGTGGTCATCGTTCAGTTATTACTATTATGCCTATAATCGGCTTGGCTGCGAAATTCTTTAACAATTCAACCTTTTATCAGTTAATTCTAATACATTTTTGCACAGAGCTCTTGCGATCAATGGTATTTTTATTGCCCTTGGCGTAATGTGACTTATCTTTGTTGAATGCCACATTACCGGAGTTTACTTGCCATGGAAGTTTTCCAAAGCCAATTTGGCCCCATCGAAGTCGATCCTGAAACCGTCATTCATTTTCCTGCGGGTTTACCTGGCTTTGAAGAATGCAAAAACTACAAGCTATTGCACGAGGACAAACCCAATCCTAGCGTATATTGGCTCCAGTCGCTTGACGATGCGACGGTCGCGTTTTCTATAGTCGGCGCCGAGCGACTTGGCTTTAATTATGTGCTGACTTTAAGCGATGAAGAATGCACGAGCATTGAATTGAATAACGCCAGCGACGCGATGTTATTTTTGATTTTATCTCGTCCAGACAATCAGGCCATCCGCGCTAATACGCTAGCGCCACTCGTTATCAACTTGCAATCAAGAAAGGGTTTGCAAAAGGTTGATGTAAAAGCCGATATCGTCTTTAGCAACACCTAACACCAATTAGTGCGAAGCAACATCATTAGGCTTTCAGATTAGCTTGGGTTTGCGGCTGCCTTGTTGTATGATTGCGTCCAAATTTTTGGGGTAGCCTTGTGGCTGCCTGCTTGCGCTACCCAAGCGCCTCTGGAGTTTTAGAGCATGAAAACCACCTTCCTTGACTTCGAGCAATCAGTTGCTGAGCTTGAAAACAAGATCGAAGAGCTGCGCTACGTGCAGGATGATTCGGCAGTTGATATTTCGGTTGAAATTTCTCACCTCGAGAAAAAAAGCCAAGAACTGACCAAGAACATTTATTCGAAATTAACGCCTTGGCAGATTTCACAGGTATCGCGCCACCCACAGCGCCCGTACACCTATGACTATATCTCGGGCCTGTTTACCGATTTCCAAGAGTTGCATGGCGACCGCGCATTTGCCGATGATTTGGCGATTGTGGGTGGTTTGGCGCGCTTTAACGGCCAAAGTGTGATGGTTATCGGCCATCAAAAAGGCCGTGATACTAAAGAAAAAATTTCGCGCAATTTTGGCATGCCGCGCCCAGAAGGCTATCGCAAAGCCTTGCGCCTAATGAAGTTGGCCGAAAAATTCAATATTCCAGTCATCACCTTCGTTGACACGCCAGGCGCTTACCCTGGTATTGGCGCCGAAGAGCGCGGTCAATCAGAGGCGATCGGCCGCAATCTGTTTGAAATGGCCCAGCTGAAAGTGCCGGTGATTTGCACGATTATCGGTGAAGGTGGTTCGGGTGGCGCGTTGGCGATTGCCGTTGGCGACGTGGTGCAAATGTTGCAATACTCAACCTACTCCGTCATTTCACCGGAAGGTTGCGCGACCATTTTGTGGAAAACTGCAGAGCGCGCATCGGACGCCGCTGAAGCACTTGGAATTACCGCTAGCCGCTTAAAAACGCTGGGCCTGATAGATAAAGTGGTACCAGAGCCAGTCGGCGGCGCGCATCGCAATCCGCAAGAAATGATGGCAACGATGAAAAAATCGATTGCCGACTCGCTCAAAGCCCTTAAAGCAAAAAGCGTTGATGAGCTGCTTGAAGCACGCTTTGATCGCCTGATGGAACATGGCAAATTTAAAGAAGAAGCCTCAGCCTAAAGGCTGGCAACTCGCCTTTGAACAGATCAAAGGCTTTGTTCATACACACAACGGGAGCTTAGGCTCCCGTTGTTCCTTCACGCCCACCTTACCGCATCTGTGCGTTGGATTTTCGGGTGGGCTCGATTCAACGATACTGCTGCATTGGCTTGCTAGTTTGCGCAGCGAGCTGGGCTTTACACTCAGCGCGGTGCATGTCCATCACGGACTATCCCCGAATGCCGACCATTGGGCTGAGCAATCTCAGCACTTTGCTCAATCGCTAAATGTTGCTTGCACCATCCAGCGGGTTCAGCTCGATTTGAGCCAAGGCGCCGGCATTGAAGGCGCGGCGCGAAAAGCGCGTTATGCGATTTATGAGCAACAAGAATGCGACGCGGTATTGCTCGCGCATCACCAAAACGATCAAGCCGAAACGCTATTGATCAATCTGCTGCGCGGCAGCGGCCCGGCCGGTTTGGCGGCAATGCCAGCGCAGCGTGTTTTGACGCCACAGAGCGCCCTGCTCCGCCCGCTATTGCATATTTCCCGCGCCGAGTTGCTTGATTACGCCAACGAGCATGCGCTGCACTGGATTGAAGACGAAAGCAATCAGGATACACAATACAAGCGCAACGATATTCGGCATAACCTGATGCCAACCATCTTGGGTATATCACCCAAAGCATTGACCACATTGACCCGCAGCGCAATACATCAAAGCGAAGTGAATGATTTGCTGATTGAAATCGCCGAGAAAGATTTAGCCGCGTGCAACAATCAAGGCGCTTTGCAATTACAGCCTTGGCTTCAGCTCAGCGCAGTGCGGCAAAAGAATGTGTTGCGCCACTGGCTGGGTTTAGCTGGCATCGTGCTCGAATTACGCGCGTTTAATGAATTGCTGCGCACTGCTGTTGACGCGGCGGATGACACGCACCCTGCCTTGGTATGGCGCAACGCGGCGATTCGGCGCTATCAAGGCCAGTTGCACATTACGCAAGCCAGCCTTGCTGCTGGCCCGACGCAAAACATCACGCCTGCGCTTGACGCTGGCAACGACTTATCCGATTGGCGCGGCGTGTTGCGCTGGACCAAGGTCGACAGTGGCGGCATCGCCGTGCATTGGTTCGATAGTGCAAGCATTAGCGTGCAAGGTCGCCAAGGTGGTGAGCAATTTAAACTGGCGACCAACCGCCCGACGCGCTCCTTAAAAGCGCATTGCCAAGCCGAATCAATCGCGCCGTGGCTACGCGAAACGACGCCATTGATTTATATTGATGGCCAATTAGCTGCGATGCCCGGGCTTGGCGTCAATGCGCAATTTCAGCCGCGCGATGGCGAAACCGGCTGGCTGCCCGCATGGCACCCATACCCCCCAAGGGTGTAGCCTCATATACCAATACTGAATTTATCTTCAAACAGATACCCAATACAGAACACAGATCATCATGGCAAAAAAAACAGTTAGCGATATACCAACTCACACCCCCATGATGCAGCAATACCTCGCGCTCAAGGCCGATCACCAAGACAAGCTGGTGTTCTATCGCATGGGCGACTTTTACGAGCTGTTTTTTGACGATGCAATCAAAGCCGCGCGCCTGCTCGACATCACGCTGACCACGCGTGGCAGCAGCGCCGGTGAGCCAATCAAAATGGCCGGCATTCCGTTTCATTCGCTCGAGCCCTACTTGGCCAAGCTAGTGAAGTTGGGCGAATCGATCGCGATTTGCGAACAAGTGGGCGACCCCGCCACCAGCAAAGGGCCGGTCGAGCGCAAAGTGATGCGCGTGATTACGCCGGGCACGCTGACCGACGCGGCGCTACTCGACGATAAGCAGGAAAACCGCCTGCTCGCTATCCGCATGGTGCGCGGCAAAATGGGCATGGCGTGGCTCTCGCTC from Chitinibacter sp. SCUT-21 encodes the following:
- the tilS gene encoding tRNA lysidine(34) synthetase TilS, whose translation is MANLKKKPQPKGWQLAFEQIKGFVHTHNGSLGSRCSFTPTLPHLCVGFSGGLDSTILLHWLASLRSELGFTLSAVHVHHGLSPNADHWAEQSQHFAQSLNVACTIQRVQLDLSQGAGIEGAARKARYAIYEQQECDAVLLAHHQNDQAETLLINLLRGSGPAGLAAMPAQRVLTPQSALLRPLLHISRAELLDYANEHALHWIEDESNQDTQYKRNDIRHNLMPTILGISPKALTTLTRSAIHQSEVNDLLIEIAEKDLAACNNQGALQLQPWLQLSAVRQKNVLRHWLGLAGIVLELRAFNELLRTAVDAADDTHPALVWRNAAIRRYQGQLHITQASLAAGPTQNITPALDAGNDLSDWRGVLRWTKVDSGGIAVHWFDSASISVQGRQGGEQFKLATNRPTRSLKAHCQAESIAPWLRETTPLIYIDGQLAAMPGLGVNAQFQPRDGETGWLPAWHPYPPRV